In Papaver somniferum cultivar HN1 chromosome 9, ASM357369v1, whole genome shotgun sequence, the genomic stretch TGAGATGGTCTCTTACTCGCAATGGTGATTTTTCAGTAAACTCAGCTTACTTAGCTATTTTGAGACACTATTCTAATCAAGAGGTTTCAGAGCAACAACAAAAAATGTGGTTAATGATTTGGCATTTGCAGATTCCTTTCAAGTGTCGGTTATTTTTATGGAAAATTGCTAAGGGGATATTGCCAGTAGCTAGTAAATTTCCAAGAGGGGTTAATTTGGAAAATTCTCAATGTGTTTTCTGTGGTATGGAGTTAGAGAGTATGGATCACCTTTTCCTCCAGTGTCCTTATGCTTGTGACGTGTGGAATGGAGTATCTGAGATTATACTGCAAGCAGCTCATCAATTTTCAAACATTCAACAATGGATCCACTCTTGGACTGATAAAGCCAATTTAGTCTCAACAGCAAGGAAGGATTTTCTGAATCTTGCAGTTATTACTATGTGGTTCATATGGAAAAGTAGATGCACTAAAGTCTTTGAGCATAAAACACAATCATCTAGAGCTATTATCTTGCAAACTTTTAAGTTCTGCCATGATTATAACATTTGCATACATGATAGTCATAGGATTACTAATCTGCATATTGATCAGACTaggaaacaatggcttcctccatctcATACATggttgaaaataaattttgatgcttcCATTAATATTTCTTCTAATCTAGCTGGTATTGCGATTATTGTTCGTGATGATGTAGGAAATTTGGTGGAAGCCATGGCCAGGATCAGAAGGACAAGGGATATAGATCAAACCGAAGCTTTAGCTCTCTTATTGGCACTTCAATGGATACATGAGAAGCAATGGAGCAGAATTATAGTAGAGGGAGATAATAAAACTATTATGGATGCTGTTAAGAACAAACAACTTGATAGTGTAAGATGGGAGGATAAAGCTTTGCTTGCAGAATGTGTCAACTTACTTCAAAACTTGAAGAACATTGAGGTACACTTTGTTCAGGCTGCTGACATACTAGCGAAATATGCTCGAAAACAGGTCTGCAACCAACACTGGTATTATAATGTTCCTCAGTGTTATCCAATGTATTAGCAAAGAAAAAGGAGGTTAAGTTTTTTTTAGGAATTTGTTGAAGTCTGTTGTTTTCTTTAGTTTGTTCCCTGCTTTTCTAGAGTGTTTGAAGGTTTGGAGTTTACTTTGGCTGTAATATAGCCTACTTGGATTGTAGTTGGTAGTTGTACCTATTACAATCCTGTAACTTTCTTGAGTCAGTTTGTAATTTGGTGTTCTAGTAATAAACtttattttcttcaaaaaaaaaaaaaaaaaaagaagtcttATGAGGTCGTTCTAACTCAAAATCTGCCCCAGCCCCGTATGCTCTGGCCACTGTGACCACAGTTTGCTTCTCaacccaagtttgcatttggtCGACCAAAATCTTGTCAATACGACTCTGCTGTGGGTTTATGAATAGGAATCCCCACCGATTAATGAGGAACGAAACAATACATCAGGAACCAATGTAACCTCATTTACTAGCAGCAGATAACATGGCATTGATGTTCTTAGTCCAAATTCAAGGCCAGGAATCATTAGGCTCTTGGATTGGCTAGTCTAGCAAAATTATCAACTATAAGTCCAAAATAACATGTCCTGCAATAAACAAGTGGCAGCAAAAGCTGCACTTGATCTTAATCAATATTACAACTTAGAGTCTCCGTAATATAGGCTGAAGCTACGTTTAGTTCATATATATTTTACATAACATTTGCTTGTTCATCCCAGGTTCCCTGTCTAACAGTTGGTAACGAGGCCAAACATATATTTTCACAGTAACCTAATTTCGGTGGAACCTGCCGAATTCTTACTTAAATACATATCTATCTATATGACAGTGTAAGAAGACAACCGCTGGCACTGAAGAGATTTGGTTGTTCACAACTCATAACAAGCTTCTCCTCCAGCTCTACGGCTTGTAAGAGAAGGCCTCATTGTAACAATTGCAGACTCATTAGCTCCAGCACTTAGAGCAACTTTTCCAGCTTCTAAGAACCTTGCTACAGCATCTTCGGCATACTTATTGGCTTCACCCACAGTCATGCTTTTACCAATGTCTGGGTAAGTATTAAGGACATGGTCACCATTGAGTTGTGATGCAAGCTGGATCATCTCCACTTGAAACTCTGACAAGCCAACGTCTTCCCTTGGCCCAAATGGCCTCAATGATCTCGTTACCTCTGGGAGTGTAACtgataaaaaagaaataaaggaGATTTTCAAAACAATGCTACAAGGATCTCATAAATAATTTCAAACGGAGTTCAACAAGAAATCAATGATATCGCGACAGAAATAACTCTTCCAGAAAAGAAGCATGACATTATTGGCTGGTTCAAACCTTTAACATGTGATTGGCAGGACAGTCAACCCATTTGTTTTGAACAACTTTGCTTGGTTGCATTAAGTCAATGTGTACACATCAAAATGATACGGGGTGTAAAAAGGTTATAGGTACATCTCCTAAATGGCCT encodes the following:
- the LOC113307660 gene encoding uncharacterized protein LOC113307660, encoding MWFIWKRNLVEAMARIRRTRDIDQTEALALLLALQWIHEKQWSRIIVEGDNKTIMDAVKNKQLDSVRWEDKALLAECVNLLQNLKNIEVHFVQAADILAKYARKQVCNQHWYYNVPQCYPMY